Proteins encoded by one window of Streptomyces sp. ALI-76-A:
- the greA gene encoding transcription elongation factor GreA, protein MTQTSENVTWLTQEAYNQLKAELEYLSGPARTEIAAKIAAAREEGDLRENGGYHAAKEEQGKQELRVRQLTQLLDNAKVGEAPASTDGAVAPGMVVTIAFDGDEDDTLTFLLASREYASSDIETYSPQSPLGSGVIGHKVGEDAQYELPNGKKASVRILKAEPYSG, encoded by the coding sequence GTGACCCAGACCAGCGAGAACGTCACCTGGCTGACCCAGGAGGCGTACAACCAGCTCAAGGCCGAGCTGGAGTACCTGTCTGGTCCTGCGCGCACGGAGATCGCCGCCAAGATCGCGGCCGCGCGCGAGGAGGGCGACCTGCGCGAGAACGGCGGGTACCACGCGGCCAAGGAGGAGCAGGGCAAGCAGGAGCTCCGTGTGCGCCAGCTGACCCAGCTCCTGGACAACGCCAAGGTCGGCGAGGCGCCGGCCTCGACGGACGGCGCGGTGGCGCCCGGCATGGTCGTGACGATCGCCTTCGACGGCGACGAGGACGACACGCTGACCTTCCTGCTCGCCTCGCGTGAGTACGCGAGCTCCGACATCGAGACCTACTCGCCGCAGTCCCCGCTCGGCTCGGGCGTGATCGGCCACAAGGTCGGCGAGGACGCGCAGTACGAGCTGCCGAACGGCAAGAAGGCGTCGGTC